The Ziziphus jujuba cultivar Dongzao chromosome 5, ASM3175591v1 genome segment AACAATTTCCGGAATTGTATGATATTCATCCATTAgttaacaattatttatttgctagttCTTAGTCTATGGTTTGGAAATGGATGAAAGTATTTTGACCAAACAAATTCTTCACTCTTCAGTAAGATGTTATAAGAGGATCATTATTGCCTTTTTGTTgctattattttctctttttattctcAAATTTTGAACTGCTTGTATATTTTTAAGTCAGATGACAACCTTCATAACCATGCTTTTATGCAGTTTTTGAATTTCATGTGAAATGTTGAGTTTTAGTCTAAACATCATAAATTATGAGCATTTATTTGTCCTCAAGTTTCGACTTTTTTAGAAAGAACATTACCAACATGTCCTCTATTTTGCTAGTTTTGCATATGtgccttttatatttttatggtttAGTAAATAAATTGCAATAACACTTTTATACATTTCTTTCTTAGTGAAATGTCACTcgtcctcaaggttttaaatgtccaaatttttgtcaaaattttcttaaattttcattttttttaagggaTCGAAAGGAAATTTAGATCCTAAATGAAAACAATTAGATTTTTTCTAATatccattaaaaattttaaaattttaccaaaatttcaatggaaattttcattaaaatatttatatctaatctTTAACaaggttaaaaaatctatactatttattgaaatttttaaaatttctatgtaaaattttaaaatttttatgaaaattttggaaatctttatgtaatttttaatttcttttgtaaacaaattcataaatattttttatgtttagtaaattattttactaaattaactttaataataattttttttatcttttaattgtctttcaaatatttaataatataaataaattgaataatctTGTTAGATTCTATTCATtaataaagtatatataatatatatttattatacattttatataaaatagatttataaaaatactataattacaagttaataattaattatataagaatagAAAATAATAGCATAAAACTATAATATGGAAATACAATATTTTGTAgaattgttataaaaaatttacacaaATTATcctttaaaacatatatatataaatattttaaacactTTTATATAGACGCCTTTGAtagtaaatttttataaatatatatatatatatatgtatactatgCTATAAAAAccgtatattttatttcataatatatgcaCCTAAACATTTACacatttattgttaaaaaaataccCGTACAAGTTTTTATGGTGCctataaatagatattttttattgcCAAATCTTACATGCATATAGAAACatcaataattgaataaaaaatttacaccaATTATcctttaaaacatatatatgtaaatattgtAAACACTTTTATATAGACGTCTTTgatagtaaatttatatatatatatatatatatatgcatataactaTGCTATAAAAACGGTATATCTTATTCCATAATATATGCATCTAAACATTTACacattaataacattaagcaaaatacaaataaaaagataaaaaaatatattatactacgTATAAagaacaattatatttaatacaaaatctttattattgacatattaataataaaaaattatcaaaaagattcaaattttaataattacttttcacattttatattttaaaatgaaaatgttgaaaagaccaataatttttaattacttaaagaGTTTTATGAGTATtatgatgatatttatgaaacgtgatataattataataattgttttattttaattaataaacatttttatcaaatatatatatatatatatatatttttgcatatttttattaataataatttatttataatcgttattaattgattaagagatatataatatatattcaatatttttataatttttataattaatttgaaaattgattgattaaatatgctaatattaaagtttaataaaaaattttatttttttaaacaaattttcataaattgtttttgtttttatgtgtttttataGATATTCGATACTTTatggtatattattaaaaaaatttatattttaaatcttcgatatttctatcgatattgaaatttcaaaattttaaattttgttccacatattttttttaaaaagtttacgATGGAAGAGGAAAaagtataaaagtaaaattgaacATTTAATTGAGCTAGCGAACATTGATTATTAATAGATtttgaacaatttaaaaaatgaactactaattaaaaattggataatattataagtattaaatttgtatcaaaattttaataattaaattacatgatAGTTATTTAATGGTCATTGAATTAAAACCGTCTTTGCATTTATAAAAtacaaaaccattaaaaaaaatcaaattactgGATACTAAAActtttgataaacaaatttgaccattttaaatttattcttaaaaatttacaaacacATTTCATTTAGTCAacgatttaaaaaataaataaataaataaatttgtgcctgaatatattatatacaccaTATCCATACTTAAGGGTATTATCGGTAATTCTATTGGGAAAGGATAGGATAACAGAGTGAAAAGCTTGACTGTTCCTCCGGGAAGCGCATTACCTACATTAGTGTGGAGCTCGAAGCTCCTTTGAAAATGGCGTCCGCAACCCTCTCCTTGTGCTCTTCTCTCGCACTCAATTGCAGAATCTCTTCACAAAAATCTCAGAACCCATTACTCTTCAATCCCAATCtcacctttctctctctttcttcctaCAAGCTTCCTCTGTCTTCCGCCATTGCCTCTCAGCGCCCCACATTCCCATTCCTCTCCAAATCCTCCGAGTCAGACACGGCCATTGTCGAAGCCGCCGAGACCAATGTCACACCGGTGCCTGAAGCCGCGCCGGAGCCTGCAGCCTCTCAAACTGTCGAAGCCACCTCGGAACCGGCGCCGAAGCGTGAGGAAGTGTTCGCCGTTGTTATGGTATGTGCTCCTCGAGTGATTTTGCACTTGCCCAGTAGAagttttgcttactgttttatgttttatgaattttcccagatgattttgtttttttgacttCCATGAAAGTGTCTTGTAAGTGCTTGTAAAAAGGTCCCCATGCTAATTTTCAGATATTATTCTccgagattatatatatatatatatttttttttttttactcttcaTTTTCTATAATAGTATGTGGGTTCTTTTTTTAGGTAACTTtcgggtttttattttttatttttttctctctctgtcttGTATGTTATTTAGATCGGATCGCGGCAATACATTGTATTTCCAGGGCGGTATTTA includes the following:
- the LOC107430466 gene encoding large ribosomal subunit protein bL21c; translated protein: MASATLSLCSSLALNCRISSQKSQNPLLFNPNLTFLSLSSYKLPLSSAIASQRPTFPFLSKSSESDTAIVEAAETNVTPVPEAAPEPAASQTVEATSEPAPKREEVFAVVMIGSRQYIVFPGRYLSTQRLKGANVNDKIVLNKVLLVGTKTSTYIGKPVVTNAAVHAVVEDQGLDSKVVVFKYKKKKNYRRNIGHRQPNTRIRITGITGYQDYPAVTLDS